A genomic segment from Streptomyces antibioticus encodes:
- a CDS encoding MarR family winged helix-turn-helix transcriptional regulator: MEDEVDRLVAAWRRERPDLDVEPLEVLSRVSRLARHLDRARRLAFSEHQLEPWEFDVLTALRRAGAPYQLSPGQLLTQTLVTSGTMTNRIDRLTKKGLVERLPDPSDRRGVLVRLTDDGKDRADQALAGLLDQERAILAELSGAQRGELAALLRQLTAPFDNIPG; encoded by the coding sequence ATGGAGGACGAGGTCGATCGGCTGGTCGCAGCGTGGCGCCGGGAGCGCCCGGACCTCGACGTGGAGCCGCTGGAAGTACTCAGCCGGGTGAGCAGACTGGCCCGGCACCTGGACCGCGCGCGCCGTCTGGCGTTCTCCGAGCATCAGCTCGAACCCTGGGAGTTCGACGTCCTGACCGCGCTGCGGCGCGCGGGCGCCCCCTACCAGCTCTCGCCGGGGCAACTGCTGACGCAGACGCTGGTCACCTCGGGCACGATGACGAACCGTATCGACCGGCTGACGAAGAAGGGCCTGGTGGAGCGGCTGCCGGACCCCAGCGACCGGCGCGGTGTGCTGGTCCGGCTCACGGACGACGGCAAGGACCGCGCCGACCAGGCGCTCGCCGGACTGCTCGACCAGGAGCGGGCGATCCTGGCCGAGCTGTCCGGCGCCCAGCGCGGTGAACTGGCGGCGCTGCTACGCCAGTTGACCGCCCCGTTCGACAACATCCCCGGTTAG
- a CDS encoding LuxR C-terminal-related transcriptional regulator, producing the protein MVRIRVLVVDDHRIFAESLAAALAAEPDVDVSAAGSGPAALRSLERAAAEGRRYDVLLVDADLGAGLPGLRPAVPVQEVGEDGPVDGISLVAGVRGAQPHIRIVVLAEKDDPRRAALALQAGASGWVAKDCSLSRLLTVIRGVLREETHLPPALLTGVLRELTAARKHRTESERLVESLTPREREVLRCMVAGLGRKAVAERLFLSPHTVRTHMQNVLGKLGVHSTLAAVALARRAGVGPVDLTGDVVERGGQLA; encoded by the coding sequence GTGGTTCGCATCCGAGTCCTGGTCGTCGACGACCACCGTATCTTCGCCGAGTCGCTCGCCGCGGCGCTGGCCGCCGAGCCGGACGTGGACGTCTCCGCGGCCGGCAGCGGTCCGGCGGCGCTGCGTTCGCTGGAGCGCGCGGCCGCCGAGGGGCGCCGCTACGACGTGCTGCTCGTCGACGCCGATCTCGGCGCCGGCCTGCCCGGCTTACGGCCGGCGGTGCCCGTGCAGGAGGTCGGGGAGGACGGGCCGGTCGACGGGATCTCGCTCGTCGCCGGAGTGCGGGGCGCGCAGCCCCACATCCGGATCGTCGTCCTCGCCGAGAAGGACGATCCGCGCCGCGCGGCCCTCGCCCTCCAGGCCGGTGCCTCCGGCTGGGTGGCGAAGGACTGTTCGCTGTCGCGGCTGCTCACCGTCATCCGCGGGGTGCTGCGCGAGGAGACGCATCTGCCGCCCGCCCTGCTCACCGGGGTGCTGCGGGAGCTGACGGCCGCGCGCAAGCACCGCACCGAGAGCGAGCGGCTGGTGGAGTCCCTCACGCCGAGGGAACGGGAGGTGCTGCGCTGCATGGTCGCCGGGCTGGGCCGCAAGGCCGTCGCCGAGCGGCTGTTCCTCTCCCCGCACACCGTCCGCACCCATATGCAGAACGTCCTCGGCAAACTCGGCGTCCACTCGACGCTCGCCGCGGTCGCGCTGGCCCGCCGGGCCGGGGTGGGACCCGTGGACCTAACCGGGGATGTTGTCGAACGGGGCGGTCAACTGGCGTAG
- a CDS encoding GNAT family N-acetyltransferase, with amino-acid sequence MVCCMFRMETEVDRARRDLLRSRLLDANTAASPVLRALRGTPAEREAPLHVWASDAEDALAGGLVGHTWAGWLHVTYLWVDERHRGTGLGARLLAEAERVAREERDCRRARLETWDFQAPGFYRKQGYEVACVIEDYPPGLTEYTLTKRLG; translated from the coding sequence ATGGTGTGCTGCATGTTCCGTATGGAGACAGAAGTCGACAGGGCGCGGCGCGATCTTCTTCGTTCCCGGCTTCTCGACGCCAACACGGCGGCCTCCCCGGTCCTGCGTGCCCTGCGCGGTACGCCGGCGGAGCGGGAGGCGCCGCTGCACGTGTGGGCGTCGGACGCCGAGGACGCCCTGGCCGGCGGGCTGGTCGGCCACACCTGGGCGGGCTGGCTGCACGTCACCTACCTGTGGGTCGACGAACGGCACCGCGGCACGGGGCTGGGCGCCCGGCTCCTCGCGGAGGCCGAGCGCGTCGCCCGCGAGGAACGCGACTGCCGCCGTGCCCGCCTGGAGACCTGGGACTTCCAGGCCCCCGGCTTCTACCGCAAGCAGGGCTACGAGGTGGCCTGCGTCATCGAGGACTACCCGCCGGGCCTGACCGAGTACACGCTGACCAAACGGCTGGGCTGA
- the galK gene encoding galactokinase: MGAQDVREVFAGLYGTEPDGVWAAPGRVNLIGEHTDYNDGFVMPFALPHTALAAVSRRTDGRLRLHSADVEGGVAELDLAALAPGSDDDWTAYPAGVVWALREAGHTITGADVHLASTVPTGAGLSSSAALEVVVALALNDLYDLGLARWQLARLCQRAENIYVGAPTGIMDQTASACCEAGHALFLDTRDLSQKQIPFDLAAEGLRLLVVDTQVKHAHSGGEYGKRRAGCEKGAALLGVDALRDIPFADLDAALARLGDEEEVRRLVRHVVTEDARVERVVSLLESGDPRAIGPVLTEGHASLRDDFRVSCPELDLVVDTAVTAGALGARMTGGGFGGSAIVLTLATEVDTITKTVEEAFATAGFTAPRVFEAIPSQGAHRVP; this comes from the coding sequence GTGGGGGCACAGGACGTGCGTGAGGTCTTCGCCGGGCTGTACGGCACGGAACCCGACGGGGTCTGGGCGGCGCCCGGCCGCGTCAACCTCATCGGCGAGCACACCGACTACAACGACGGCTTCGTGATGCCGTTCGCGCTGCCGCACACCGCGCTCGCGGCCGTCTCCCGGCGCACGGACGGCCGGCTGCGGCTGCACTCCGCCGATGTCGAGGGCGGCGTCGCCGAACTCGACCTGGCCGCGCTCGCCCCCGGCTCCGACGACGACTGGACGGCGTACCCGGCGGGGGTCGTCTGGGCGCTGCGCGAGGCCGGGCACACGATCACCGGCGCGGACGTCCATCTGGCCTCGACCGTGCCGACCGGTGCGGGGCTGTCCTCCTCGGCGGCCCTGGAGGTCGTCGTCGCGCTCGCGCTGAACGACCTGTACGACCTCGGCCTCGCCCGCTGGCAGCTCGCCCGCCTCTGCCAGCGCGCCGAGAACATCTACGTCGGTGCCCCCACCGGGATCATGGACCAGACGGCGTCCGCCTGCTGCGAGGCCGGCCACGCGCTGTTCCTCGACACCCGGGACCTCTCCCAGAAGCAGATCCCCTTCGACCTCGCCGCCGAGGGGCTGCGGCTGCTGGTCGTCGACACCCAGGTCAAGCACGCCCACAGCGGCGGCGAGTACGGCAAGCGCCGGGCCGGCTGCGAGAAGGGCGCGGCGCTCCTCGGCGTCGACGCGCTGCGGGACATCCCGTTCGCCGACCTGGACGCGGCGCTGGCCCGCCTGGGCGACGAGGAGGAGGTCCGCCGCCTGGTCCGCCACGTGGTCACGGAGGACGCCCGCGTCGAACGGGTGGTCTCCCTCCTCGAATCCGGCGACCCCCGAGCGATCGGCCCGGTCCTGACGGAGGGCCACGCCTCCCTCCGCGACGACTTCCGCGTCTCCTGCCCCGAACTCGACCTGGTCGTCGACACGGCGGTCACCGCGGGAGCCCTCGGCGCCCGGATGACAGGCGGCGGCTTCGGAGGCTCGGCGATCGTCCTCACCCTGGCCACGGAGGTCGACACGATCACCAAGACTGTGGAAGAAGCCTTCGCCACAGCGGGCTTCACCGCGCCCCGGGTCTTCGAGGCGATCCCGTCGCAGGGGGCGCACCGGGTTCCCTGA
- the galE gene encoding UDP-glucose 4-epimerase GalE — MSSGKYLVTGGAGYVGGVVAQHLLEAGHEVVVLDNLSTGFREGVPTGASFIEGDIRDAGKWLDASFDGVLHFAAFSQVGESVAQPEKYWENNVGGSMALLAAMREAGVRRLVFSSTAATYGEPEQVPIVETARTSPTNPYGATKLAVDHMITGEAAAHGLAAVSLRYFNVAGAYGTQGERHDPESHLIPLVLQVAQGRREAVSVFGDDYPTPDGTCVRDYIHVADLAEAHLLALAAAVPGEHLICNLGNGNGFSVREVVETVREVTGHPIPEVLAPRRGGDPAVLVASAVTARERLGWNPTRADLAGIVADAWEFAQHIAKEQ; from the coding sequence ATGAGCAGCGGAAAGTATCTGGTCACGGGCGGTGCGGGGTATGTCGGCGGGGTGGTCGCCCAGCACCTGCTGGAGGCGGGGCACGAGGTCGTCGTCCTCGACAACCTCTCCACCGGCTTCCGCGAGGGCGTCCCGACCGGGGCGTCCTTCATCGAGGGCGACATCCGCGACGCGGGCAAGTGGCTCGACGCCTCCTTCGACGGCGTGCTCCACTTCGCCGCGTTCTCGCAGGTCGGCGAGTCCGTCGCCCAGCCCGAGAAGTACTGGGAGAACAACGTCGGCGGGTCCATGGCCCTGCTCGCCGCCATGCGCGAGGCGGGCGTGCGCCGGCTGGTGTTCTCCTCCACCGCCGCGACCTACGGCGAGCCGGAGCAGGTCCCGATCGTGGAGACCGCGCGGACCAGCCCCACCAACCCCTACGGCGCCACCAAGCTCGCCGTCGACCACATGATCACCGGCGAGGCCGCGGCGCACGGTCTCGCCGCGGTCTCGCTGCGCTACTTCAACGTGGCGGGGGCGTACGGCACCCAGGGCGAGCGGCACGACCCCGAGTCGCACCTCATCCCGCTCGTCCTCCAGGTCGCGCAGGGCCGCCGCGAGGCCGTCTCCGTCTTCGGCGACGACTATCCGACGCCGGACGGCACGTGCGTGCGCGACTACATCCATGTCGCCGACCTCGCCGAGGCCCATCTGCTCGCCCTCGCCGCGGCGGTCCCCGGCGAGCACCTCATCTGCAACCTGGGCAACGGCAACGGCTTCTCGGTCCGCGAGGTCGTCGAGACCGTCCGCGAGGTCACCGGGCACCCGATCCCCGAGGTCCTCGCCCCGCGCCGGGGCGGCGACCCGGCCGTCCTGGTCGCCTCGGCGGTCACCGCCCGCGAGCGGCTCGGCTGGAACCCGACCCGCGCGGACCTCGCCGGAATCGTCGCGGACGCCTGGGAGTTCGCGCAGCACATCGCGAAGGAGCAGTAG
- the galT gene encoding galactose-1-phosphate uridylyltransferase, whose translation MKKTSTRLADGRELIYYDQRDDSVRDAVDRRPLDRTVTTSEVRRDPLLGDAVAIASHRQGRTYHPPADECPLCPSQGDRLSEIPDSSYDVVVFENRFPSLAGDSGRCEVVCFTSDHDASFADLTEAQARLVLDAWTDRTSELSHLPSVEQVFCFENRGAEIGVTLGHPHGQIYAYPFTTPRTALMLRSLAAHREATGGENLFDAVLERELAGERVVLESEHWAAFVPYAAHWPYEVHLYPKRRVPDLLALDEAARTEFPQVYLELLRRFDRIFGEGEPPTPYIAAWHQAPFRLEEFEGVNRDDFALHLELFTVRRTSGKLKFLAGSESGMSVFINDVPPERAAERLREVAS comes from the coding sequence GTGAAGAAGACCTCGACCCGCTTGGCCGACGGTCGTGAGCTCATCTACTACGACCAGCGGGACGACTCGGTGCGCGACGCGGTGGACCGCCGTCCCCTGGACCGCACCGTCACCACTTCGGAGGTACGCCGGGACCCGCTCCTCGGCGACGCGGTGGCGATCGCCTCCCACCGGCAGGGGCGCACCTATCACCCGCCGGCCGACGAATGCCCGCTGTGCCCCTCCCAGGGCGACCGGCTGAGCGAGATCCCGGACTCCTCGTACGACGTCGTCGTGTTCGAGAATCGTTTCCCCTCGCTGGCCGGCGACTCCGGGCGGTGCGAGGTGGTCTGTTTCACCTCCGACCACGACGCGTCCTTCGCCGATCTCACCGAGGCGCAGGCGCGGCTCGTCCTGGACGCGTGGACGGACCGGACGTCCGAGCTGTCGCATCTGCCCTCCGTGGAACAGGTGTTCTGCTTCGAGAACCGGGGCGCCGAGATCGGCGTGACACTGGGTCACCCGCACGGGCAGATCTACGCCTACCCGTTCACCACGCCGCGCACCGCGCTGATGCTGCGTTCGCTCGCGGCCCACCGGGAGGCGACCGGTGGTGAGAACCTCTTCGACGCCGTCCTGGAGCGTGAACTCGCCGGTGAGCGGGTCGTCCTGGAGAGTGAACACTGGGCGGCCTTCGTGCCCTACGCGGCGCACTGGCCGTACGAGGTGCACCTGTACCCCAAGCGGCGCGTGCCCGATCTGCTGGCGCTGGACGAAGCCGCGCGCACAGAGTTTCCCCAGGTCTACCTGGAACTCTTGAGGCGCTTCGACCGTATCTTCGGTGAGGGTGAGCCGCCGACGCCGTACATCGCCGCCTGGCATCAGGCGCCGTTCCGGCTGGAGGAGTTCGAGGGCGTCAACCGCGACGACTTCGCGCTCCATCTGGAGCTTTTCACCGTCCGCCGGACGTCCGGCAAGCTGAAGTTCCTCGCGGGTTCCGAATCCGGCATGAGCGTGTTCATCAACGACGTGCCGCCGGAGCGCGCGGCCGAGCGACTGCGAGAGGTGGCGAGCTGA
- a CDS encoding sodium:solute symporter family protein, which produces MQTPTYAPTYAPTPGHVHGPAHALDLATELRLPTNALDYTILGIYFVVVLGIGFAARRSVKTSLDFFLSGRSLPAWITGLAFISANLAATEILGMAANSAQYGAYTVHWYWIGAIPAMVFLGLVMMPFYYGSKVRSVPEFLLLRFDKGAHLLSSLLFAFAAILIAGVNLYALAIVVEALLGWPQWVAIVVAGFFVLAYITLGGLSSAIYNEVLQFFVILAALIPLTVLGLKKVDGWGGLTDSLTASHGDDFVTAWGGTGIGSDNPLGANWLTIVLGLGFVLSFGYWTTNFAEVQRALSAKNLSAAQRTPLIAAYPKIFIVFLVMIPGLVAAVLVPKIGTSGSDLQYNDAIPYLMQELLPNGVLGIAVTGLLAAFMAGMAANISSFNTVFTTDIWAKYVVLGREDAYYVRFGRLITAIGVMASIGTAFLASSFSNIMSYLQTLFSFFNVPMFVVFIVGMFWKRASMKSGFWGLLAGTTAAMINYFVLYKQDVIGIPTDQGANFVSAIAGFVAGAVVMVAVSLFTAPKPEAELQGLVYGTVSPGMAEPPAAGDDAWYRKPALLGWGAVILAAACYIPFSF; this is translated from the coding sequence ATGCAGACCCCCACATATGCCCCCACATATGCCCCCACACCCGGCCACGTGCACGGCCCCGCGCACGCCCTGGACCTGGCGACCGAGCTGCGACTCCCCACGAACGCACTCGACTACACGATCCTCGGCATCTACTTCGTCGTCGTCCTGGGCATCGGCTTCGCCGCCCGCCGGTCGGTGAAGACCAGCCTCGACTTCTTCCTCTCCGGGCGGTCGCTGCCCGCCTGGATCACCGGCCTGGCCTTCATCTCGGCCAACCTGGCGGCCACCGAGATCCTCGGCATGGCCGCGAACAGCGCGCAGTACGGCGCGTACACCGTCCACTGGTACTGGATCGGCGCCATCCCGGCCATGGTCTTCCTGGGCCTGGTGATGATGCCCTTCTACTACGGCAGCAAGGTCCGCTCGGTCCCCGAGTTCCTGCTGCTGCGCTTCGACAAGGGCGCGCATCTGCTCAGCTCGCTGCTGTTCGCCTTCGCGGCCATCCTGATCGCGGGCGTCAACCTGTACGCGCTGGCGATCGTCGTCGAGGCGCTGCTGGGCTGGCCGCAGTGGGTCGCGATCGTGGTCGCCGGCTTCTTCGTCCTCGCGTACATCACGCTGGGCGGTCTGTCCTCGGCGATCTACAACGAGGTGCTCCAGTTCTTCGTGATCCTGGCGGCGCTGATCCCGCTGACCGTGCTCGGCCTGAAGAAGGTCGACGGCTGGGGCGGTCTGACCGACTCCCTGACCGCCTCGCACGGCGACGACTTCGTGACCGCCTGGGGCGGCACGGGCATCGGCAGCGACAACCCGCTCGGCGCGAACTGGCTGACGATCGTGCTCGGCCTCGGCTTCGTGCTGTCCTTCGGCTACTGGACGACGAACTTCGCCGAGGTCCAGCGCGCCCTGTCCGCCAAGAACCTCTCGGCGGCCCAGCGGACGCCGCTCATCGCCGCGTACCCGAAGATCTTCATCGTCTTCCTGGTGATGATCCCGGGCCTGGTCGCGGCGGTGCTGGTCCCGAAGATCGGCACGTCCGGCTCGGACCTCCAGTACAACGACGCGATCCCCTACCTGATGCAGGAGCTGCTGCCGAACGGCGTGCTGGGCATCGCGGTGACGGGGCTGCTCGCGGCGTTCATGGCGGGCATGGCGGCGAACATCTCGTCCTTCAACACGGTGTTCACGACCGACATCTGGGCGAAGTACGTGGTGCTGGGGCGCGAGGACGCCTACTACGTCCGCTTCGGCCGGCTGATCACCGCGATCGGCGTGATGGCGTCGATCGGCACGGCCTTCCTCGCCTCCTCCTTCTCCAACATCATGAGCTACCTCCAGACGCTGTTCTCCTTCTTCAACGTGCCGATGTTCGTCGTCTTCATCGTCGGCATGTTCTGGAAGCGGGCGTCGATGAAATCCGGCTTCTGGGGTCTGCTGGCCGGCACCACGGCCGCGATGATCAACTACTTCGTCCTCTACAAGCAGGACGTCATCGGCATCCCCACCGACCAGGGCGCGAACTTCGTCTCGGCGATCGCCGGGTTCGTGGCGGGCGCGGTGGTGATGGTGGCGGTGTCGCTGTTCACCGCGCCGAAGCCGGAGGCGGAGCTCCAGGGCCTGGTGTACGGCACGGTCTCCCCCGGCATGGCCGAGCCGCCGGCGGCGGGCGACGACGCCTGGTACCGCAAGCCGGCCCTGCTGGGCTGGGGCGCCGTGATCCTGGCCGCCGCCTGCTACATCCCGTTCTCGTTCTGA